The following proteins are co-located in the Doryrhamphus excisus isolate RoL2022-K1 chromosome 15, RoL_Dexc_1.0, whole genome shotgun sequence genome:
- the LOC131103405 gene encoding serine/threonine-protein phosphatase 4 catalytic subunit B isoform X2: protein MGDFVDRGFYSVETFLLLLALKVRYPDRITLIRGNHESRQITQVYGFYDECLRKYGSVTVWRYCTEIFDYLSLSAIIDGKIFCVHGGLSPSIQTLDQIRTIDRKQEVPHDGPMCDLLWSDPEDTTGWGVSPRGAGYLFGSDVVAQFNAANDIHMICRAHQLVMEGYKWHFNETVLTVWSAPNYCYRCGNVAAILELDEHLQREFIIFEAAPQETRGIPSKKPVADYFL from the exons GTTCGTTACCCAGACAGGATAACTTTGATTCGGGGAAATCACGAGTCTCGGCAAATCACCCAGGTCTACGGTTTTTATGATGAGTGTCTCCGCAAATACGGCTCTGTCACAGTTTGGAGATACTGCACTGAGATATTTGATTACCTGTCCCTCTCTGCTATTATTGATGGCAAG ATATTTTGTGTGCATGGTGGCCTGTCTCCTTCCATCCAGACACTGGATCAAATAAGGACGATTgacagaaaacaggaagtgcccCATGATGGGCCCATGTGTGACCTGCTTTGGTCAGACCCAGAAG ACACTACAGGATGGGGGGTGAGTCCAAGGGGTGCTGGTTACTTGTTTGGTAGCGATGTGGTGGCCCAGTTCAATGCTGCTAATGACATTCACATGATTTGCCGAGCACATCAACTGGTCATGGAAGGCTATAAGTGGCACTTCAATGAAACTGTGCTCACTGTTTGGTCAGCACCCAACTACTGCTACAG ATGTGGTAACGTGGCTGCCATTTTGGAGCTGGATGAACATTTACAACGAGAATTCATCATATTTGAAGCAGCGCCGCAGGAGACCAGAGGCATTCCATCAAAGAAGCCAGTTGCAGACTATTTCCTGtga